From the genome of Schaalia dentiphila ATCC 17982, one region includes:
- the guaA gene encoding glutamine-hydrolyzing GMP synthase has product MHPVLVVDFGAQYAQLIARRVREANVYSEIVPHTMSVADMLAKEPAAIILSGGPSSVYEEGAPSVDPAIFEAGVPVLGICYGFQTMAHALGGTVGRTGTREYGHTEASVSGDSCLFGGTPDDQIVWMSHGDAVQGAPEGFTVTASTTETPVAAFESRERRLYGLQWHPEVGHSQFGQDALKNFLYEGAGLEPTWTAGSIVDEQVAKIREQVGDAQVICALSGGVDSSVAAALVHKAVGDQLTCFFIDHGLLRAGEREQVENDYARGMGIRVITCDESERFLSALAGVTEPEAKRKIIGREFIRSFEAAQKQVIEEVGAAGGEVKFLVQGTLYPDVVESGGGEGAANIKSHHNVGGLPEDMTFELVEPLRTLFKDEVRAVGRELGLPNYLVNRQPFPGPGLGIRIIGEVTRERLDILRAADLIAREELTAAGLDQEIWQCPVVLLADVRSVGVQGDGRTYGHPIVLRPVSSEDAMTADWTRLPYDVLARISTRITNSVPEVNRVVLDVTSKPPATIEWE; this is encoded by the coding sequence ATGCATCCCGTCCTCGTCGTCGACTTCGGCGCTCAGTACGCCCAGCTGATCGCGCGCCGCGTACGTGAGGCTAACGTCTACTCCGAGATCGTCCCCCACACTATGAGCGTGGCGGACATGCTCGCCAAGGAGCCCGCCGCCATCATCCTGTCCGGCGGCCCGTCCTCCGTGTACGAGGAGGGTGCTCCCTCCGTCGATCCCGCGATCTTCGAGGCCGGCGTGCCCGTGCTGGGCATCTGCTATGGCTTCCAGACCATGGCACACGCCCTGGGTGGCACCGTCGGTCGCACGGGCACCCGCGAGTACGGGCACACCGAGGCTTCTGTCTCCGGTGACTCCTGCCTGTTCGGGGGCACCCCCGACGACCAGATCGTGTGGATGAGCCACGGCGATGCCGTCCAGGGTGCGCCCGAGGGCTTCACCGTTACCGCCTCCACCACCGAGACCCCAGTTGCGGCCTTCGAGTCGCGTGAGCGTCGCCTCTACGGCCTGCAGTGGCACCCCGAGGTGGGGCACTCCCAGTTCGGCCAGGACGCACTGAAGAACTTCCTCTACGAGGGGGCCGGCCTGGAGCCGACGTGGACCGCCGGTTCCATCGTGGACGAGCAGGTTGCGAAGATCCGCGAGCAGGTCGGCGATGCGCAGGTCATTTGCGCACTATCCGGGGGCGTGGACTCCTCCGTCGCGGCGGCGCTCGTGCACAAGGCTGTCGGCGACCAGCTGACCTGTTTCTTCATCGATCACGGCCTGCTGCGCGCGGGCGAGCGCGAGCAGGTCGAGAACGACTACGCGCGCGGCATGGGCATCCGCGTCATCACGTGCGACGAGTCCGAACGCTTCCTGTCCGCCCTGGCTGGCGTCACCGAGCCCGAGGCGAAGCGCAAGATCATCGGCCGCGAGTTCATCCGCTCCTTCGAGGCCGCCCAGAAGCAGGTCATCGAGGAGGTGGGCGCCGCTGGTGGCGAGGTCAAGTTCCTCGTCCAGGGCACCCTGTACCCCGACGTCGTCGAGTCAGGCGGAGGCGAGGGTGCAGCCAATATCAAGAGTCACCACAACGTGGGCGGCCTGCCCGAGGACATGACCTTTGAGCTGGTTGAACCCCTGCGCACTCTCTTCAAGGACGAGGTACGCGCGGTTGGCCGTGAACTGGGCCTGCCCAACTACCTGGTGAACCGTCAGCCGTTCCCGGGTCCCGGCCTCGGCATCCGTATCATCGGCGAGGTCACGCGCGAGCGCCTGGACATCCTGCGCGCCGCCGACCTGATCGCCCGCGAGGAGCTCACGGCGGCCGGCCTGGATCAGGAGATCTGGCAGTGCCCGGTCGTCCTGCTCGCCGACGTTCGTTCCGTGGGCGTCCAGGGTGACGGCCGCACCTACGGTCACCCGATCGTGCTGCGTCCCGTCTCCTCCGAGGATGCGATGACGGCCGACTGGACGCGCCTGCCCTACGACGTCCTGGCCCGTATCTCCACGCGCATCACCAACTCGGTGCCCGAGGTCAACCGCGTCGTCCTTGACGTGACCTCCAAGCCCCCGGCCACCATCGAGTGGGAGTGA
- a CDS encoding TetR/AcrR family transcriptional regulator: MRKQVIDPEKLVSQAYAIASRDGISALSVRKVAAACGIAVGSVYGYFPTKADLTAAVLTRFFEENLSGELCAVRPGERFTSYVRRFRETLCAVRSDMSVDWFAEMRRLPSAEQEALEAVRAPMLAHIECGLARVLNADEAVVRSRLVGPMSAEALCRYVLRSIFASLMDGGECETLFALLDASLYDDPADEKDAKK, from the coding sequence ATGCGCAAGCAAGTGATCGACCCGGAGAAGCTGGTCAGCCAGGCCTACGCCATCGCCTCGCGCGACGGCATCTCCGCGCTCTCCGTGCGCAAGGTCGCCGCCGCGTGCGGCATCGCCGTCGGCTCGGTCTATGGCTACTTCCCGACCAAGGCGGACCTGACGGCCGCCGTGCTCACCCGTTTCTTCGAAGAGAACCTCTCCGGCGAGCTGTGCGCTGTGCGCCCCGGCGAACGCTTCACCTCCTATGTGAGGCGATTTCGCGAGACCCTGTGCGCCGTGCGCTCCGACATGAGTGTCGATTGGTTCGCCGAGATGCGCCGCCTCCCCAGCGCAGAACAGGAAGCTCTCGAGGCCGTGCGTGCCCCCATGCTCGCCCACATCGAGTGCGGGCTCGCGCGTGTCCTCAACGCGGACGAGGCCGTGGTTCGCTCCCGGCTCGTCGGCCCCATGAGCGCTGAGGCCCTGTGTCGCTACGTGCTGCGCAGTATCTTTGCCTCTCTCATGGACGGCGGCGAGTGCGAGACGCTGTTCGCCCTCCTCGATGCCTCCCTGTACGACGACCCCGCAGACGAAAAGGACGCTAAGAAATGA
- a CDS encoding DUF2262 domain-containing protein has product MDLLKYMRSQNAMTQDEWERTFEEDAREILVLLAGGQGASKRNGFWEVEHYFIAYVDCQTGALYTGDGRIVYPVSSEEHDAGGILDRFGQETIYRVKARKKVPHEVPEGVAASVQNQFLIVEVLEERPPCLALEEVLAEYRRPVVVADEVLGELTLDKDYDVFEGHLLWQGEQIDVSLEVDAASEDSWTAARQAMKAMLADQDRWDRDMRASAARELTELASEWRESADEDVPEITEESFAWRLGLTSIAMDPDASFSAYFDDDDMFFGHCVVVCGSLTDGVASAEMAG; this is encoded by the coding sequence GTGGATCTACTGAAATACATGCGTTCACAAAACGCCATGACTCAGGACGAATGGGAGCGTACCTTCGAGGAAGATGCCAGGGAGATCCTCGTTTTGCTCGCCGGTGGCCAGGGAGCAAGTAAGAGGAACGGATTCTGGGAGGTCGAGCACTACTTCATCGCGTATGTGGACTGCCAGACCGGCGCACTGTACACGGGGGACGGCCGGATCGTCTATCCCGTCAGCAGTGAGGAGCATGATGCTGGAGGCATCCTCGACCGCTTCGGTCAAGAGACGATCTATCGCGTGAAGGCGCGCAAGAAAGTTCCCCACGAAGTTCCCGAGGGTGTTGCCGCCTCCGTGCAGAACCAGTTCCTGATTGTGGAGGTCCTCGAAGAGCGCCCCCCGTGCCTCGCGCTCGAAGAGGTTCTGGCCGAATACCGCAGACCGGTCGTGGTGGCCGATGAGGTGCTCGGAGAGCTCACCCTCGACAAGGACTATGACGTCTTCGAAGGCCATCTCCTGTGGCAGGGTGAGCAGATCGACGTGTCGCTTGAGGTCGATGCGGCAAGCGAGGACAGCTGGACCGCGGCCAGGCAAGCGATGAAGGCGATGCTGGCGGACCAGGATCGCTGGGACCGCGACATGCGAGCGAGCGCCGCGCGTGAGCTGACCGAGCTCGCGTCTGAGTGGCGCGAATCCGCCGACGAGGACGTCCCCGAGATCACCGAAGAGAGCTTCGCGTGGCGATTAGGTCTCACCAGTATCGCCATGGATCCGGACGCTTCATTTTCCGCCTACTTCGATGACGACGATATGTTCTTCGGCCACTGCGTCGTGGTGTGCGGATCCCTGACTGATGGGGTGGCCTCGGCGGAAATGGCGGGTTAG
- a CDS encoding MFS transporter, producing the protein MPAGDCDGIDAYEATRAWRALAGLCLGTFVCFTNTTAFNIALPAISVSLGAGQVEQQWMVSAYNLVFGAFMLLAGSLGDRWGVKRTLLVGAGAFAAASAAGILATSAATTIVARGVMGFGAGFSITMTLALITRLFESDRQVLALTMNAVAMTLGAPFGLVIGGLLVNVADWRAIFAFDLAAFLIVLLLDVLLLPPDRSQSRGTTGARARLPLLSALLALAGLALVSAGLINAQISATSPDSWGLMVAGAVVIAVFVRRDTRSSNPLAELGLLRIPSFAAASLSLLALNVAISGIMFVLPAYVETALGNNALVGALMLMPMVGAAMVGAAVTRRVAEQLGKRRACVASLVLIALGLAVMGVSTAVVGYPLMVVGQCACGLGMAMGLPVMQGWGMERVLQQQRGGGSALISTFQQLGCLIGIGAIGSLVGSTYAASCRGTAAEGFRSVALAFEAADAQGAPQAEAVRAAASSAYAHAVLVAFCVAAVALLLSAALTAFGSRAGAGER; encoded by the coding sequence ATGCCCGCAGGAGACTGTGACGGCATAGACGCGTACGAGGCCACACGGGCCTGGCGGGCGCTGGCTGGCTTGTGCCTCGGAACGTTCGTGTGCTTCACCAACACGACCGCGTTCAACATCGCCCTCCCCGCGATCTCGGTCTCGCTGGGCGCCGGCCAGGTCGAGCAGCAGTGGATGGTGTCGGCCTACAACCTGGTCTTCGGCGCGTTCATGCTTCTCGCGGGTTCCCTGGGCGACAGGTGGGGCGTCAAGAGGACGCTCCTGGTCGGTGCTGGCGCTTTTGCGGCTGCCTCTGCTGCGGGTATCCTCGCGACGAGTGCCGCGACCACTATCGTCGCGCGAGGAGTCATGGGCTTCGGCGCGGGCTTCTCCATCACGATGACTCTCGCGCTCATCACACGCCTGTTCGAATCCGACAGGCAAGTCCTCGCCCTCACGATGAATGCCGTCGCCATGACCCTCGGCGCCCCCTTCGGCCTGGTGATCGGGGGCCTGCTTGTCAACGTCGCCGACTGGAGAGCCATCTTCGCCTTCGACCTGGCGGCGTTCCTCATCGTCCTCCTCCTCGATGTCCTCCTCCTGCCGCCGGATCGGAGCCAGTCCCGTGGAACCACCGGTGCCCGTGCCCGGCTGCCCCTCCTGTCCGCGCTCCTCGCCCTCGCGGGACTCGCCCTGGTCTCGGCGGGACTCATCAACGCGCAGATTTCCGCCACTTCACCGGACTCGTGGGGCCTGATGGTGGCTGGCGCTGTGGTGATCGCGGTGTTCGTCCGCCGTGACACCCGGTCGTCGAACCCGCTGGCCGAACTCGGTCTGCTGCGCATCCCCTCCTTTGCCGCCGCCTCGTTGTCCCTGCTCGCACTCAACGTCGCGATTTCGGGCATCATGTTCGTGCTGCCCGCCTACGTGGAGACGGCGCTGGGGAACAACGCGCTGGTGGGGGCGCTCATGCTCATGCCCATGGTGGGCGCCGCCATGGTGGGGGCCGCCGTTACCAGGAGAGTCGCGGAGCAGCTGGGCAAAAGGCGCGCCTGCGTGGCGAGCCTCGTCCTCATTGCTCTTGGTCTGGCGGTTATGGGGGTCTCGACGGCGGTCGTGGGATATCCACTCATGGTCGTGGGGCAGTGCGCCTGCGGGCTGGGCATGGCGATGGGACTGCCCGTCATGCAGGGATGGGGAATGGAACGCGTTCTCCAGCAGCAACGAGGCGGTGGATCCGCCCTGATCTCCACCTTCCAACAGCTCGGCTGCCTCATCGGAATCGGTGCCATCGGATCGCTTGTCGGCTCAACCTACGCAGCGTCGTGCCGGGGAACCGCCGCCGAGGGCTTCCGCTCCGTAGCGCTCGCCTTCGAGGCTGCCGACGCGCAAGGGGCGCCGCAGGCGGAGGCGGTGCGCGCCGCAGCAAGCAGCGCCTACGCTCATGCGGTCCTGGTGGCGTTCTGCGTGGCTGCCGTGGCACTCCTGCTGAGCGCCGCGCTCACCGCATTCGGATCGAGAGCCGGGGCAGGGGAGCGGTGA
- a CDS encoding YetF domain-containing protein, protein MPDGLTLAGKDKAWVKEQLKEQGYSSVKQVFLAELVDGSLEVVPFATSAKAAKRGAPQPTDPKALDGATDR, encoded by the coding sequence GTGCCCGACGGCCTGACCCTGGCCGGTAAGGACAAGGCGTGGGTGAAGGAGCAGCTGAAGGAGCAGGGGTACTCCTCGGTCAAGCAGGTGTTCCTCGCCGAGCTGGTCGATGGAAGCCTCGAAGTCGTTCCCTTCGCCACCTCGGCCAAAGCCGCCAAGCGTGGGGCGCCGCAGCCAACAGACCCGAAGGCGCTCGATGGGGCGACGGATCGCTGA
- a CDS encoding SRPBCC family protein encodes MTRVRVVHEADLPWSVSQVWRVVTNVDQWRWRSDLERCERVGEHDFVEYPNGATPIRFTTVRREEERVWEFTINGESLKGSWQGVFTSTASGCLARFTEDVVVRGRFVPRWVARLFLRSYQARYFRDLRAELRRRYGEAGA; translated from the coding sequence ATGACGAGAGTCCGCGTCGTGCACGAGGCCGACCTGCCCTGGTCGGTCTCCCAGGTGTGGCGTGTTGTCACCAATGTCGATCAGTGGCGGTGGCGTTCGGACCTGGAGAGATGCGAGAGGGTCGGCGAGCACGACTTCGTGGAGTATCCCAATGGCGCCACGCCCATTCGTTTCACGACCGTGCGCCGAGAGGAGGAACGGGTGTGGGAGTTCACCATCAACGGGGAGTCCCTGAAGGGGTCCTGGCAAGGCGTTTTCACGTCAACGGCTTCCGGCTGCCTCGCGCGTTTCACGGAGGACGTGGTTGTGCGGGGCAGGTTCGTCCCCCGATGGGTTGCCAGGCTGTTCCTACGCTCGTACCAGGCCCGATACTTCAGGGACCTGCGCGCGGAGTTGCGTCGCCGCTACGGCGAGGCCGGGGCGTGA
- the relB gene encoding type II toxin-antitoxin system RelB family antitoxin, with amino-acid sequence MPTMTMRLDETDAEVVRKYAEFEGKTISDFVRDAVFEKIEDQQDLATLREAIAADNGVRYTHEQVLAELGL; translated from the coding sequence ATGCCCACCATGACCATGCGCCTTGACGAGACCGACGCCGAGGTCGTGCGCAAGTACGCCGAGTTTGAGGGAAAAACAATCTCCGACTTCGTTCGAGATGCCGTCTTCGAGAAGATTGAGGACCAGCAGGACCTCGCTACTCTACGCGAGGCAATCGCAGCAGATAACGGCGTTCGCTACACCCACGAGCAGGTACTCGCAGAGCTGGGCCTGTAA
- a CDS encoding GNAT family N-acetyltransferase: MRYAETVVLKDGVELLVRNAVASDARALRDIMKRTHAETDYLLSYPDEQSADDEQEARSLVETERSDNEVELVAVVDGRIVGSAGVTAAGSRRKVAHRARFGISILKEYWGMGIGRMLMESCIDCARRAGYTQLELEVVADNERAVSLYRRSGFEEYGRNPRGYRSASSGYQELVHMRLEL, translated from the coding sequence ATGAGGTACGCCGAAACGGTGGTGTTGAAGGATGGAGTGGAGCTCCTCGTGAGGAACGCCGTCGCGTCGGATGCCCGCGCGCTGCGTGACATCATGAAGCGCACGCATGCGGAGACCGACTACCTGCTGTCCTACCCGGACGAGCAAAGCGCCGACGATGAACAGGAGGCTCGCTCGCTGGTGGAAACGGAACGCAGTGATAATGAGGTTGAGCTCGTCGCCGTCGTCGATGGGCGGATCGTGGGAAGCGCAGGAGTCACGGCGGCGGGCAGCAGGCGCAAAGTGGCGCACCGGGCGCGCTTTGGGATCAGCATTCTCAAGGAGTACTGGGGGATGGGAATCGGCCGGATGCTGATGGAATCATGCATCGATTGTGCGCGCCGGGCGGGCTACACCCAGCTCGAGCTCGAGGTAGTGGCGGACAATGAACGCGCGGTGTCCCTCTACCGGCGCTCGGGGTTCGAGGAGTATGGGCGCAACCCACGAGGCTACCGGTCTGCGTCCTCGGGCTATCAGGAGCTCGTGCACATGAGGCTGGAGTTGTAG
- a CDS encoding AAA family ATPase — protein sequence MKRSQQHSLFEESGEDTRPLADRMRPTSLDEVVGQSHQIGPGKALRSMIEADRTPSMIFWGPPGVGKTTLARVIARHTHASFIDFSAVTSGIKEIREVMKQADAQASMGRRTIVFVDEIHRFNKAQQDAFLPFVEKGSIILIGATTENPSFEINNALLSRCKVFVLHGLTEEDLVDLMRRALKDPRGFGGREVRIEEKLLRAIATFADGDARVALSTLEMVVLNGVEDGGVTTVGPETVRQLTSTKSLRYDKDGEEHYNIISALHKSMRNSDPDAAVYWLARMLEGGEDPLYVARRITRFASEDVGLADTNALNVAINAFQAAQFIGMPECSVHLAQAVIYLSLAPKSNSSYVAYEHAKKDALHTLAEPVPMAIRNAPTRLMKDLGYGRGYRLAHDEADKVAADMRCLPNSLASAEYYRPTEEGNEGRLKERLAWLKGIRSKARAVSVNRQEAPSKAMETLIHFFRAENNREWEAYRAFLHPDVVWHLHGERDRTIRGVDEYLQTIRDAYAGSDAHFRVEEAHEAADGRRVLVLLVDNSGRRSFEVFDVEDGLIRREYEYLLG from the coding sequence ATGAAGCGAAGCCAGCAGCACTCACTGTTCGAGGAGTCCGGCGAGGACACGCGTCCTCTCGCCGACCGGATGCGCCCCACCTCCCTCGACGAGGTGGTGGGCCAGTCGCACCAGATCGGGCCGGGCAAGGCCCTGCGTTCCATGATCGAGGCCGACCGCACGCCCTCAATGATCTTCTGGGGGCCTCCCGGGGTCGGCAAAACCACCCTGGCGCGCGTGATCGCCCGCCACACCCACGCCTCGTTCATCGATTTTTCCGCGGTGACCAGCGGCATCAAGGAGATCCGCGAGGTCATGAAGCAGGCCGACGCGCAGGCGTCCATGGGCAGGCGCACGATCGTCTTCGTCGACGAGATTCACCGCTTCAACAAGGCCCAGCAGGACGCCTTCCTTCCCTTCGTCGAGAAGGGATCAATCATCCTCATCGGCGCGACCACCGAGAACCCGTCCTTCGAGATCAACAACGCCCTCCTGTCGCGCTGCAAGGTGTTCGTCCTGCACGGCCTGACCGAGGAGGACCTGGTTGACTTGATGCGCCGCGCCCTGAAGGACCCGAGGGGCTTCGGCGGTCGGGAGGTGCGCATCGAGGAGAAGCTGCTGCGCGCAATCGCCACCTTTGCCGACGGCGACGCGCGCGTGGCCCTGTCCACCCTGGAGATGGTCGTCCTCAACGGCGTGGAGGACGGCGGAGTGACGACGGTCGGCCCGGAAACGGTCCGGCAGCTGACGTCCACCAAGAGCCTGCGCTACGACAAAGACGGCGAGGAGCACTACAACATCATCTCGGCGCTGCATAAGTCGATGCGCAACTCCGACCCCGACGCCGCCGTGTACTGGCTGGCGCGCATGCTCGAGGGAGGCGAGGACCCCCTATACGTCGCGCGGCGCATCACGCGTTTCGCTTCCGAGGACGTGGGCCTGGCGGACACGAACGCCCTGAACGTGGCGATCAACGCCTTCCAGGCCGCCCAGTTCATCGGCATGCCCGAGTGCTCGGTTCACTTGGCGCAGGCCGTCATCTACCTGTCGCTGGCTCCCAAGTCGAACAGCTCCTACGTCGCCTACGAGCACGCGAAGAAGGACGCGCTGCACACGCTCGCCGAACCCGTGCCGATGGCCATCCGCAACGCACCAACCCGGCTCATGAAGGACCTGGGATACGGACGAGGCTACCGGCTGGCGCACGACGAGGCCGACAAGGTGGCCGCCGACATGCGGTGCCTGCCCAACTCCCTCGCGAGCGCCGAGTACTACAGGCCCACCGAGGAGGGCAACGAGGGCCGCCTCAAGGAGCGGCTCGCGTGGCTCAAGGGCATCCGAAGCAAGGCGAGAGCCGTGAGCGTGAACAGACAAGAGGCACCCTCGAAGGCGATGGAAACGCTTATCCATTTCTTCCGCGCGGAGAACAATCGGGAGTGGGAGGCGTACAGGGCTTTCTTACACCCGGACGTGGTGTGGCACCTGCACGGCGAGCGAGACAGGACGATCCGCGGGGTTGACGAGTACCTGCAGACCATCCGGGACGCCTACGCGGGATCCGATGCACACTTCCGAGTGGAGGAGGCGCACGAGGCAGCCGACGGACGCCGCGTCCTCGTCCTGCTGGTCGACAACTCCGGGAGGAGATCGTTTGAGGTATTCGATGTCGAAGACGGCCTGATCCGGCGCGAGTACGAGTACCTCCTCGGGTGA
- a CDS encoding DUF3290 family protein translates to MSTSEVLVNSTSLQDGIIVRFNEEDYLVHLGDDNNSYTLERTHIIDHNVYVNGEH, encoded by the coding sequence GTGTCAACCAGCGAGGTTCTGGTGAACTCGACCTCCCTGCAAGACGGCATCATCGTGCGTTTCAACGAGGAGGACTACCTCGTCCACCTGGGCGACGACAACAACTCCTACACGCTTGAACGCACCCACATCATCGACCACAACGTTTACGTCAATGGGGAGCACTGA
- a CDS encoding type II toxin-antitoxin system RelE family toxin: MSYHVEYSDTALKQLKKMDRFEARLITSWIGKNLEGCSDPRIHGKGLTANRSGEWRYRIGNYRALCIIEDDRLIIEVFSVGHRRHIYQ; encoded by the coding sequence ATGTCCTACCACGTCGAGTACAGCGACACAGCCCTCAAGCAACTGAAGAAAATGGACCGATTCGAAGCGCGACTCATTACGTCGTGGATCGGCAAAAACCTTGAAGGCTGCTCGGACCCCCGCATCCACGGCAAAGGCCTGACCGCCAACCGATCAGGCGAGTGGCGCTACCGTATTGGCAACTACCGCGCCCTGTGCATCATCGAAGATGACCGCCTCATCATCGAAGTCTTTTCCGTCGGCCACCGCCGACACATCTACCAGTGA
- a CDS encoding type II toxin-antitoxin system Phd/YefM family antitoxin, protein MSTLTMGLAEAKNNFSRVTAEVNRTGKPVTILKNNRPWVVIQPAQQSESAVDVAVDFMDAYADVFEELAK, encoded by the coding sequence ATGTCGACACTGACTATGGGGCTCGCCGAGGCGAAGAATAACTTTTCGCGGGTGACAGCAGAGGTGAACAGGACGGGGAAGCCTGTCACGATCCTCAAGAACAACAGGCCTTGGGTGGTCATTCAACCGGCGCAGCAGTCTGAGAGTGCTGTCGATGTTGCTGTTGACTTCATGGATGCCTACGCGGACGTGTTTGAAGAGCTCGCGAAGTGA
- a CDS encoding DUF421 domain-containing protein — translation MGSTDMDFYTLTAIKFALGILMMIFQINILGKRDFSVNTPLNQVQNYVLGGIIGGVIYNSSISVLQFLLIILMWSLVVIVTKILIDTSRTFKSLTASQPELIVRDGKVDIARCAKVGLTAQGLSRSLREQGITSLEDVEAAVMETNGSLTIRERNSEHKRALLPLVSDGTSCPTA, via the coding sequence ATGGGGAGCACTGACATGGACTTCTACACGCTGACCGCGATCAAGTTCGCGCTGGGTATCCTCATGATGATCTTCCAGATCAACATCCTGGGAAAGCGTGACTTCTCGGTGAACACTCCGCTCAACCAGGTGCAGAACTACGTGCTGGGCGGCATCATCGGCGGCGTCATCTACAACTCGTCGATTTCCGTCCTGCAGTTCCTGCTCATCATCCTGATGTGGTCGCTCGTCGTCATCGTGACGAAGATTCTTATTGACACCAGCAGGACCTTCAAGAGCCTCACCGCCTCCCAGCCCGAGCTGATTGTCCGCGACGGCAAGGTGGACATCGCCCGTTGCGCGAAGGTCGGCTTGACCGCCCAGGGACTCAGTCGAAGCCTGCGCGAGCAGGGGATTACCAGCCTCGAGGATGTTGAGGCTGCGGTCATGGAGACGAACGGTTCCCTGACGATCCGGGAGCGCAACTCCGAGCATAAGCGTGCACTCCTGCCGCTCGTCAGCGATGGCACCTCGTGCCCGACGGCCTGA
- a CDS encoding aldo/keto reductase — MDHITLNNGITIPQVGLGTYLLEPDDAQSAVTYALDNDYTLIDTANVYVNERAVGRGMRASSKARDEIFLETKLWPSFFERASAVEETLERLGTDYIDLMILHQPAGDTVAGYRILEKAHKEGKIRAIGLSNFDVAQTQRILDECEVVPTINQVECHPYFPQTELKALLKDHNITLQAWYPLGGRGNDSIMSEPIVQGLAEEHSKSPAQVLLRWHIQQGHIVIPGSKTPSHIAQNIDLFDFALTDEDMAQIDSLDKGKPFFEHNDEVLAGFLAYVPDVEGQK; from the coding sequence ATGGACCACATCACCCTGAACAACGGCATCACAATCCCCCAGGTCGGCCTCGGCACCTACCTGCTCGAGCCCGATGATGCCCAGTCGGCGGTCACCTACGCACTCGACAACGACTACACGCTGATCGACACAGCGAACGTCTACGTGAACGAGCGCGCCGTCGGGCGCGGAATGCGCGCGTCCTCGAAAGCGCGCGATGAGATCTTCCTCGAGACGAAGCTCTGGCCGTCGTTCTTCGAACGTGCCAGCGCCGTCGAGGAGACGCTCGAGCGTCTGGGCACGGACTACATCGACCTGATGATCCTGCACCAGCCCGCCGGAGACACCGTCGCGGGGTACCGCATCCTCGAGAAGGCGCATAAGGAAGGCAAGATTCGCGCAATCGGCCTGTCGAACTTCGACGTCGCCCAGACGCAGCGCATCCTGGACGAGTGCGAGGTTGTCCCCACGATCAACCAGGTCGAGTGCCACCCCTACTTCCCGCAGACCGAGCTCAAGGCGCTCCTCAAGGATCACAACATCACGCTGCAGGCGTGGTACCCGCTCGGCGGGCGCGGCAACGACTCGATCATGAGCGAGCCCATCGTCCAGGGCCTCGCCGAGGAGCACAGTAAGTCCCCCGCCCAGGTACTGCTGCGCTGGCATATTCAGCAGGGACACATCGTCATTCCGGGATCGAAGACGCCGTCGCACATCGCTCAGAACATCGACCTGTTCGATTTCGCGCTGACCGACGAGGACATGGCCCAGATCGATTCCCTCGACAAGGGGAAGCCGTTCTTCGAGCACAACGACGAGGTCTTGGCTGGGTTCCTCGCGTACGTGCCCGACGTGGAGGGCCAGAAGTAG
- a CDS encoding N-acetyltransferase, translating into MTITLVPLTDAERPALIADFQDSFEHFQDNPQGSFVGERLAAREQPPAGPSEGGVTAQPILPLSDIEQSLNAPGALAYRIHENGNGVGNVILTVDGERGEVLLFAMNSSVHSRGVGTRAWFAIEAAHPHVTEWTLETPYFEVRNIHFYVNKCGFHIVEFFNEHHPDTSHPRGADELMGEADYMFRFVKRVNR; encoded by the coding sequence ATGACGATTACGCTTGTTCCCCTAACTGATGCCGAGCGTCCTGCGCTGATCGCGGACTTTCAAGATTCCTTCGAGCACTTCCAGGACAACCCGCAGGGCTCCTTCGTGGGGGAGCGTCTTGCCGCGCGCGAGCAGCCTCCTGCTGGACCCAGCGAGGGCGGTGTGACTGCGCAGCCGATTCTTCCGCTGTCCGACATTGAGCAGTCTCTGAATGCTCCGGGAGCGCTCGCCTATCGCATCCATGAGAACGGTAATGGCGTGGGCAACGTGATCCTTACCGTCGATGGGGAACGAGGCGAGGTTCTCCTGTTCGCCATGAATTCCTCGGTTCACTCCAGGGGAGTGGGGACGCGCGCCTGGTTCGCCATCGAGGCCGCCCATCCGCACGTCACGGAATGGACCCTGGAAACTCCATACTTCGAGGTGCGCAACATCCACTTCTACGTCAACAAGTGCGGCTTCCACATCGTCGAGTTCTTCAACGAACATCACCCCGACACCTCGCATCCCCGTGGGGCGGACGAACTGATGGGCGAGGCCGACTACATGTTCCGCTTCGTCAAACGCGTGAACCGGTAG